TATGTTTTAGCTGATATAATGACTACTTTCTAAGGCATGCTGtactattttacatttttgagtgTTCTTGCTAACATTTCAGACAGCCATTGCTCCATATGCCATGTATGTGATTGTTAGTAAATGGACTATGATCCCTTAAACCCTAGTATGCTTCTTTAAAACTCAGAGCCAGTTGGTGCCCCAACCTCTGCTCACCTGAAATAAAGAGGTCCATCCAGGCCTGCTGGTGATCCTCCACTAGGTCCTCCACACTGGCCCTGAGCAGCTCCCCCAGCTCCTTTTTGGCTCCATCTCTGAGGGTGCTGAAGGTCTCCTCCAGCTTGGAGGGCTCGATGGGCTCTGAGGTCCACACCACTGACAGGATGTTGTCTTTGTAATCTGATTTGGCAGAGACCTGGATCCTGCCGATGAGCTTCTTGGtgaccaccaccaccagcaccatGTGGTTATTCTCCACAGGCACTCTGCCAGAGGAGAGCACTATGTCTCTGTCCTCCACTTTCTCCACACTGCTGGAGAACTTGCTACCAAAGGAGGGGTTGTCAGACGAAACTTCCAAGGAGGCGGCCCTATCAGACGGGTTGTTGATGTGGATTCGTTGGAGATACACGTTAGGTCTACTTCTATGCGCGATAAACTCCTCTCTGATGGTGACACAGTCCCGGGGTGACTGCAGAGCGGCTGGTGTGGCACAGCGGACCGACAACACGGATCCTTTCCGGAACCACAGCATGGTAGCCTGAGCCTCAGCACGTTTCCCCTCCAGGTGGACACCGACTCTCGGTGAGTATTCAGTCTGGTGGACCGGAGCCGAGCCGGGCTGGGCCGACGACGCTACCCACAGTTTGTTGGAGTCAATGTCAATAAGAATATGGCCGTTACCTGATACAAAAGGTGTATCTAATTGTTCCTGAGGTGCGCTGTATATCCCCTCTCCTCGTTCTACGAAAGACTTCCACCTGTGGATTTCAGTCAGTAGGCACTGTCCAGCAGCCCCACCGGGCATGGTCGAGCCGCTGAAGAAGCTCCATCTGCGCTCTGCTCCCAGATACCAGTAGAAAAtgatgaagagcagcagtccTATGAGCAATCTTCTCGCCCAGCTGCTCGATAACAAGCCTGGTAGCCCCTTCAGTCTTTGCTGTAGCCACATTGTGTGTTTAAACTAAGGAAGCCCAGCTATGAGTCAGcgtttacaaacggcacccagGGTGCTTAAGGTCGGAAATTCCAGGATGTCACATCGAATTCTGGTCGCACTCAAAACAAGTTACCCAGAGTGAAAGCTGACAAACTGGCTTCGTTAGCGTCTGGCTAAGTTAGCTTAGCTAAGTAGCTAGCGCTGAGAAGGAAAACTGTTGAAAATGTGTTATTGTTTGTCGCATCGTGAGTTATTGTCAAATCCTTCAGCTGGCGTGTAGGGCAGTCATCAAGTTGTCGTACCTCAGGTCATTTCGTTTTTTGTTTGCGTTCAGGTGGAAAACATCACCTGACTTTCCAAAGAACTCTGTAGCCAGCAGTTCACTCTTCTGGTTTGTCACAATTGTCGTAAAGCAAAACGACACAGCAGCAACCGGAAATGTCGCAAAATCAGGTGCTTTACGTGTAGGCTATGTTTGTACtaaagatactggattactggtttatccaccgtctttgTTTGTActtatttaaattcaaatatatATGGTGCAGGAAAAGGAGTAAAATAGTCTTTATGTATCAACTGTAATTAATAAGATAATGTAATATAAATTATTGTTATGTTATATTAATAAAAATTGTATTGTTGAGAGCTAGCTTTTCAAAAATGGAAGGAATGGTGTGAAACATTCAAAGCCATTGTCTAGCATCAGTAGTCATTTTGTATTGTACAGAAAACAGACATTCCATTATTGGAGAACAGCTTATGTAGGGTTACTCTCTGAAACCTTTTCCTAAAAGAGGCAtgtgatagatagatagatagatagatagatagatagatagattttaaacattttttacattaattTATTAAGCAATGTTTATTGCAAGCAAAATTGGCctttttgtcttatttcaaAGCTActtgaaagttttttttacctATTAATTTAACTGTGCTCAGATTTTTAAGACTCAATTTGTAATCTGGACACCATGATCCTGCATCTTTTTTAGTGAATCTCTGGTTGAAAAATGTGTGCCTATTTATACATGAAATGCTAAAGGAAGGCTGGATTACCAACTGCTTAATATGGGAAGAATAGATCAGTGCCCCCCCAAAGCCCCAGGTTTAtttgatttcattcattttgctTCATTTAAATGCTTTCCAAACTTAAATATGAGGCTTTAAAAGTTTGAATTAGACAAATCAAGTAGAGTGAATACTGGTAAAGTGCGACATTTTCTGATAATTTCCCTTCTGTGTCATTTTTAATCATGATCCAAATGTCTTAGCCCTACATATGATACTATTCTAAATAGCCTCAGAGCCCAAATACACAAtgcagaagaaaaaagaaataaatattaaagacGGGATGGATGACTCTTCCTGAAACTCACAGTAACCCAAACCCACATTTTACCAGGTGCTACTGTCAAAGTGGGACACCTTTATTGGCCCTCCTGGCCCTCTTGCACTAttttttaatgggtttaatttttttttaaatataaaaagagGAACCTTCATGAACATCTCTTCTTATAATTAATTCACACAGGCTAAATGTGACTTCTGCTGTTTGTACAGTAGTTTATTTTACAGGTCACTAGGCCTACAGCCAGCGCAAGTGAATGCCTCCCCATCTTCTATGAGGCCATTCTCCTCACCACATCTCTCATAGGCCAAACAATACACATGATCTAATCCTCAGTCTTCATGGGATCTTTTAAATCATCATATGGCTTTGCAAATATTGCAAATATCCTGGCCATCCAAACTTTACTCTCCATCttacttgttttctttttctttctttttttggcagGCTTTGTTTGATGTTTTAGGCAGTGTATGGAAAATGTTCAGTTGTTCAGTAAATCCTTGTTGAAATATCTGGTTAGCTAGTTAAATTTCTGAAAGTCATATAAAAAGGGAATTCAATTCCCCTATTAGAATGACTTGAATAGCTGTCTCTACTAGGGCCCGACCGATTTATCGGCCGATTATAGCCATTAGAGAATAATCGGCAATCGGCCAAAAGTTGGCCGATTGACGCCGatgttaacacttatattttcatcactaataaaatgcagggaatatggtgttttacttagaaatgatgtccttgtgttactttttgcactgtaacctacctctgttaaattggcaataataagaagaactctggtgctgtgaacatacatgtgaatgtcttCATTCATATAGATtttgcatgattattttatttcccagaggtttactgcctttttgcacatcatatttttgattttttgtgttcaaattgttaatatgctgcttgttccacacaatttctgataataaaagtgtttgaaaatagtaaaatgttcttccatcaatttatatctttgtaacgagtgtttgaactatatttaagccatcaaaagcaggtatttcggggggttttaaattgaaaaatgtaaaaatttgaTCGGCCGATATATCGGTTATTGGaattttttattccataatatcggaatcggcatcggccccaaaaaatccatatcagtCGGGCCCTAGTCTCTACCACTTTACCAGTAAGACACCGTCCCACTTTAACAGTATGCTATTGGCAAACTGTATGCAGAAAAACTGAATATCAATGTGGTTTCTCAAAAATTTAATTCACCATAACATACCCAAGGAAATATAGCCTATAACCATGATAACCTATccatcattttatttaaaaaaaaacccctaaaCATTATTTACCCTAGAACACTatgttattttactttttagcCACGGAACCTGtacattttttaatcacattctTGCTAACGATGTGCTCAGTGTTAATTTCTAGTAATGAGGTAATGTAAAGATAAAGATGACAAAGCTCAACTGTCCCACTTCACCCATTGTTCCAATTTACCAGGATTCACCCGAGGTAAGTTACATATTTTTTGTACCAAATCCCCTCTTTGTGTTAGTGCCTCCACTGTGGGGAAACACTTACCAGGGAAACACAAAGAACTTCTGTTTTATTAAACATAGCACACTCAGCTGCCAGTTAATTAGGTACACCTATGTGCAGCTACCCTCAATGATAAGAATAAAGGAAGATGATTTATGCCTATTCTCTCTTTTGTTATTACAATGTAGTGCCCCAGTCTCTACTGTCATGCGATGTTACTTTGACAGTTTGTCATCCATAAGGGGTGCCAGATATGAGGGAAgaaataaagttgaaatgtttatcttttactgtTTTCTACTAATACTGTTACtactgttattttttaaatattacataaggccacaacaacataacaatggagaggccttttttttctcGGTTCCTGCCAACCCCCAGCCCCCCTCCTCAGCTCATTACACTTCTGGTCTCTGGGGGAGAAAGGCAaatgggatttatacttctgcatggAATCAACAGCAtacctacgccgtagcctgacgtgcacctccccagaagcGTAACTGCATGTTGCGgcaacacagacctcctgtctatttttgtaagctgaaaaccatttccctcagtggaaacaaagcttttgtttacttttatttgccagataagaaaaataaactgtaaGGATAACAAAGCCCACACAAAATAACATtgtaagtcttgtgtgtgatttatcctggcttcatatgaatagaggaaatctccgctagtcgctaggctaatttatacaatataaaaaatgccataggcttgtgctaataacgttagcatgttgtatttctttagaaaacgtgtttagtagaAGACTtcgttttgtctgtgaaccttgtgagttgtgatggagccaaattttgtgataatacctttgttaaatgttgctgtttttctggcTCTATGAGTAGAATCTCCGCAAGCTGCTGGCTcatctatacaatgtaaaatgccataggcttgtgcttatgacgttagcatgttgtatttgtggggaaaatgtgtccagctaaagacaaatgttttgtctgtgaattctGTGAGTTATtatgaagccaatttgtgtacttgtgtttgaaattgtctctatttaAGCCACGTTTaattaccctggaaatccagagttctcgcgagagcacaatttgaatttgctcactCTGGCAGtcatgctcattacccatgcccttgtagccgagctgcaccagtcacatcagtgtatctgatataggcgggccagaggcgagctaaacagatgacgacagcgctacgatgacgaagtccggaatcagtcagtaaacattgcaagatggctacggatgaacaccagttgtttgaaacggctttggccgctacaatgaacgagttagactttgctttttctctttttctcggtgaaatcctattttcatgcagtttcatacagaaatagataaattcaaggactttcaaTGACCTGTGTacagggctggactgggacaaaaaaatgccgacatttatgtatcttatttgtacatgcacacattttattaaaaattgaaatgatAAATCTTCTAGAGTTTCTTTGGCAAGTGCTTTCACCATAGGCATTGTGTACTCCGGGGCCATCTACTACCACCAGGATGTAGCCTACATGAGAAGTGAATGAGCACATTGATTTTCTAGCCTTGGTACTCTCTTCCAGGGCAAGTAGGGTACTactgagatttattttaattttggtaaCAGCCTAGTGTGTGCACACTTCACCAATCATAGTGGGCCGCCATGGCCAAAAATGCCAGGGCcatttttttgtcccagtccagccctgctTTATACCTCCAGGGTTTCCGCAAATTATCGCGTGACATTATGATCTCGTGATCCGACAATTCCAGCCACTTGCGTGCGCTCCGCTACAGTTCCAGTGGACATTGACGCCCGGCACGGGACGGAGCGAGTCCACGCCGCGGCCGAATCGCGCACACGACGGATTCAGTGGACATCTAGTATGCGCAGGGCTGGCCCAAGCCTCCATGGAGCCCTaagcaaaatttgattttggggccCTCTATTACTGCCAGTAatactgattattgatcattcaCACACCTACTATAACTTATTTCATGTTCTACTCTGTCATTACAGATACACTTGTAAAACTAGATGTGAGAACTTTTTGTTGTAGTTAGATTGTAATCCACAGTGATTAAGGTCATGGAAGCAGACAACAGATTTGCAGACTTGCTGAAAAATCTTTCAATTAAAATTTGGCATAGTCAGCAACTCCCCCTACTGGCCACACAGAGAATCAATACATAAAACCTCAAAGAGCAGCCTGGCATGTTTTACCCATCTATGGTATTTAATCTGAAATGGTAGCAAATTCAGCTACAAGAGCAGCCTGGGGTTGATTTACACTTAATATTCAAAGTGATATAGTACTAAGTGGGATACCGAATGTCATCTAGGCCaactaaaagtaacaaaataaaccagtcatgtactgtaaacacaatctgctttattattttttgttttaaataaactgcaacacagaggggacagtggGAACAGtggatggagatggacctaagatgaaagacaacaacaaaagctagTCATGTTAGATGTCATTTTACACTTGAAAATTAGGCTGCTTATTTTCTAAGTAAAATAGTACAGCTATAGCTTGtaataagaaaaacaatctgccagtggaacaactgaaaattgctTGAGAAGTTTTGAAATAATATGCATTTGTCTAAAAACATGTCCCTTTTCATATGATTTTGTCTTATATTACAAATTATTTATCTCAGAATGTTCTGCAGTACACTGAGCAATTACaaaggctgttttgttgttaacttaccaggtagagctgaggttgcagcagacacagaggggacagtgggcacagtggatggagcagaggatggagatggacctaagatgaaaaacatgttCCTTGTCATATGATTATATCTTATATTAGTATATCTTACTGAGATAATTTGactagaaattaaatatatatggtGACAGTTTTTCCCTCACCTGGTTCATTAGCCTTGGCTGAGCCTGAGGAGGTGGACTGCCCCTGGGCTGAGCCAGTGCCTCCTCCAAAATACTTTAACAGTGCTCCTGGGAAGTTTCATATAATGTATGAGCATAATAGGGAGTTGATGTATAAGGAATATGTTTATTTAGTCACATAAATTACTatgctctgcagcaaacaacaTATCTCAATCTGTAAGTTAACTGAGTTAATTcattaatgcaaaaacatatCGCTAGCAAACATCACCGCGTCTGTAATTAGTGTTAGTTGTTATTAAACATTTGCTATCAAACGTTGTCATTAAAAACGTTGTTTTGATGCCAAAAAGCGACCCAGAATATGTATACCGAGTCCTTTATTGTGACATTATTAGGCCTTCCACCTGCTCCTAGCTCCTTGGATGCGCAGTGCGCACTGCACGGCTGGAGCCTGGATGCAGACTTTACTAGCGGAGCTCTGACATTTAGAGCAGAGAGGCAGTAGGAAACTACACTCTGTTAAcataatattgtctttttgtacaAGATTTGATAATATATGaatcatcatcacacacatgggaaaaaaaaaataattttttttttcttctttttttaagttaattgCTCTTGGGgcgggcggcacggtggtgtggtggttagcactgtcacctcacagcaagagggctcccggttcgatcccgggtgtgggagcccctctgtgcggagcctgcatgttctcccgtgtcagcgtgggttctctccgggcactccggcttcctcccacagtccaaagacatgcagattggggactaggttaactgataactctaaattgtccgtaggtgtgaatgtgagcgtgaatggttgtctgtctctatgtgtcagccctgcgatagtctagcgacctgtccagggtgtaccctgcctctcgcctgatgtcagctgggataggctccagcccccccgcgaccctcaagaggatgaagcggttagaagatggatggatggctctTGGGGGCCCCCTAGTGGTCACGGGGCCCTAAGCAGGTGCTTAGTTTGCTTGCTTTGGGCCGGCTCTGAGTATGCAGTCTGGTCaagccacacaaaaaaaagaaaagaaaaaaggattgTGACGGTGGAATGAGATTTATGCACCAATCATGCCAGATGCGtgagagttggcaaccctgGTTTCGGAGGTGTAactacagagtgacacagacacaccagctCAAGTGTAACTACTCGCAATGGTGTAGGCCATGTGTGTAGACTACTACATAGGCTCTGCATGGAGCTAATGCACAAGTATTAATCCACCTTTATCTGATGTCACTAGAACCCCCAAACATGCTGTATCATTATGTCAAAATGataaaagctctctggtgcccaGAGAGTGTGGAGataaagaaaatggaaaaaaacaacaacaaatctgtgttgaaatcGGCAGGAAGGGAGCTGGTTATCGTTTCCTCTAAGAAGCCGGTGACTGTAACACGCCTGAGGGAGGCTTGCCCAGGCCACCAAATGTGCTAGAACCGCCACTGGGTGTAAGGACTACAGGCTACGTGCAAGTGCTCATGTCGACAGAACAGCTGGGTCATCATtttcaaacagctttttttctcCCAGTTTTGGAGGTGGGCGTTGCGGATGTATACAGTTCGAACTCATGAGTCTAGTGTACTGCAAAAGTGTCAGTGATGGAAATAATGAcgttacaaaaaaaacatttaaaaaaagttttactaCTTTTGTTCCATACCTCGGTCAAATAGACAATTTGTTGCAcgtaaaaaaaagagagagagactggagggaGACTGAAGGGAGAGAGGTTGGAGGGAGGGGGCATACAGAGACAGTCAGGGGGCAGGCGGTGCTTCGAGAGTTAACACCGCCGTGATAAGTTGGCTTTCTTGCTGGGAATCGGCTGGAAAagtgtccagttgtgtttacaCCGAGCgaattttaactttaacttgGTAAAAATGAGAATTTCGCCCCTGCTGTCGTTTTCTGGGATCTTTGTCTGTGCACTTTTCCCTCTGGTTATCTGTAAGGAGCAACGAATCCCCGACGGTAAGTCAGGAAAGACACCAATGTTGTGTCTGGACCCTCTCTATTATCTACACAGCCTGTAGCTAAGTGTGTTTTAATACAATCTCAGTGTGTAACAGTGAAGTTGGGACACTCCAACTTGGTATGGTATGAGGGAGACTCCCCAGCTCACGGTCCCCGGCTGGGTGAAAACCTCTACCTCTGATATGGCCGTGCCTATCGACAGAAATGTCTGGTAGAACATTCTGGTAGAAGTAGCAGTATAAAGCCATGTAGGAAAATAAGCACAGTTGCACTGTGTCTTCGGTGTTAGCTACGATAACAGGCTAGCCAGTTAGAAAAGCTGAGATTTAACTAATGCCCGCGCTGCTCGTGGCGCTTAATGCATGCAGACAGAGGGCTAATGTACAGTTGGCTAAAGGACATTAACTACGCTTTGCTGTAACCTGTCTGTTGCTTTTCtccatttaaaagaaaactatGGAAAATGAATTCAACATTATGTCACTTCGTTACATGAGAGAGATAGCTACACTAGGTGCTGAGAAGGACTCCGTCCATGCCGCTGACGTGGACGGGCTACGATCAGCGCAGTCAGCGCTGATACTAACACACTAGCTGTAGCATGTGCAGGGTAGACATGGTGTTGATTGAAGCTGATGtggaccaaaaacaaaaaacaaaacaacaaaaataatgaaacttTTCTTTGCATGAAAGAATTTGAATAGTTCTCCTTGCTACtgctataataataataataataataataataatgataataaaattcCTGGTTCTCATAGTTAGACAGGTAAATAGGACAAATAAGGTTTTCCATCTTGGACTGTAAATAGTAGCAGCCAGTCACCAAACATGTTATTTCATTGTTGCTACAAATGAGCTTTACACAAAACAGTCTTTTTAATTGGTGTGAGATAACTAGGATGGGCAGAgcaacaagtaaaaaaaaaacccactggtCCCAGAGCTTGCCTGGTAAGCTATATGGCATATTGAGTTTCTCTTTTTGGTGAAAAGCTGCAGCTAAAACAATCAGAGTATAGCAACCTAAATTGTTGTAGGATGTTGCATTTTATCAACTGTATGActtataatcaatattttttcacAATACACTTTGCTTTTTATGAAAAAGGGTTGAGTGAGCACGTAATTCACTCAAGTAAAAtgggacaaaaaaaattaagctaaaaatgggacatttttctgaagtGTAGTCATCGGTTTTTAGGCTATTAGGTACTGACATGGTggtctcacagcaagagggttcctgattcCTGGTGGGGGGTTCAAACCCCGGCATGGGGGAGTCCGTCGATGTGGAGTTTGCACGTTGTCCCACAGGCTAGAGACATGCAGATTAggtcaattggtgactctaaattgtccgcagctgtgaatgtgagcgtaaatggttgtctgtctctctgtgtcagccctgtgacccTGGCGACCTATGAGATGATATAAAAACTATATCTTTTTCGTGGAAATCTGGTGAGACACTATCAGATTTGTGTTATGGAGATTAGACTTCAGGCCTAAATGAATGGCTGTTGATACATTTTCCAGTGTTCCACTGGATTCAAACTTACTTTCTGTCTTTACATGCACTTTTGAAATGAAAGCAACAATGAACAGATGTGCCTATAGCCACACCAAGAACAGACTGTTACAGTAAATGGTTTATGGTATAACCTCACACTGATGGTTGGACTCAGAGTACACTCTTCTTAGACTACAGCAACTCACTGCCCATTTCAAAATCTGATCTTGTCGCATTATCATGGATGGAGGAAGTTAAGAAAGAAAATCATACAGTAGCTAAATTTACAAACCGTATCAGAACCAGTGTTTCCTCTAAGACGATAACTGCTGATCTGTGCCAAATGAGTTATCATcacattttccaaaaatattgtatgacccggacccggataagcggaggacgacgagatGAGACGAGATTGTATGATATAGTTTGCCCTGCAGTAATAACCTATTACAACCCATTATAACAAtcacataataaattaaaatactgtCAGTTATTACTAGTGCCAACATTTTGGGGTCCCTAAACAAAATCTCCATATGCAAGTACAAATATGAAAGcagttaaaaatataatatttctaCTTAAATCAAGAGTAAAACTGAGCAGAGAACTTAACATTTGTAAATGGCTCATTTGGGCCCCAGTAGCCTTCAAGGGCCTCAGCAATGGTatg
This genomic stretch from Epinephelus moara isolate mb chromosome 16, YSFRI_EMoa_1.0, whole genome shotgun sequence harbors:
- the kiaa2013 gene encoding uncharacterized protein KIAA2013 homolog, encoding MWLQQRLKGLPGLLSSSWARRLLIGLLLFIIFYWYLGAERRWSFFSGSTMPGGAAGQCLLTEIHRWKSFVERGEGIYSAPQEQLDTPFVSGNGHILIDIDSNKLWVASSAQPGSAPVHQTEYSPRVGVHLEGKRAEAQATMLWFRKGSVLSVRCATPAALQSPRDCVTIREEFIAHRSRPNVYLQRIHINNPSDRAASLEVSSDNPSFGSKFSSSVEKVEDRDIVLSSGRVPVENNHMVLVVVVTKKLIGRIQVSAKSDYKDNILSVVWTSEPIEPSKLEETFSTLRDGAKKELGELLRASVEDLVEDHQQAWMDLFISGVEMRKITDSHTPSSRTVNTTLYYILSSFVAPLLDRRLSGEERAHLESSLNYADHCFSGHATMHAENLWPERVSSTAQILQLVTLWTLTLQKRGCKVLVAAGAHGAMQGMVLSFGGLQFTENHLQFQADPDVLHNSYALRGIHYNQDLINLAVLLDVEGKPFLHVSVKPQEKPVKLYACEAGCLNEPVELTSEIKGHTFPVMVTQPITPLLYISTDLRHLQDLRHTLHLKAILAHEEHMANRYPGLPFLFWFSVASLITLFHLFLFKLIYNEYCGPGAKPLFRSKVTRKSEDGCCDTRNAA